The sequence GGTCGCTATTCCATGTCGTGAGCCGGCTCGGCCTCGAAGGCCATGAGCGTCAGTCCCGTGACATGGAGGACGGCGTTCCACTCGTCCTGGGTCAAGTCCGGGAATTCCTCCAGTACACGGCTGGGGACAGGACAGCCATCAGCGCTGAGCACCACCTTCGCGAGGGCCGATCCCGAGCGGCTGAGGCACAAGCGCGGCCCTTGCCGGGGCTTCCCGGTGTGCCGCACCGCGATGCGCTGAGCGGCATCCTTGTTGTCGGGTGTCTCCGACGCGAAGTTCAGCAGCGCGGTCCGCAATTTCCCGGTGAGTTCGTCCTGGCGCAGATCAGCGCGTTCCGAAAGGGCAGCCAGCGCCTGGCAGAACTGCTCTCTCGCTACCGACCGGGGCGGTCTCGGGGTGACCCGGGGAGGGTGGCCGGCATCGTCGCGCCCAGGCTCGGGCTCCGACTGAAGTCCCGTGAGGACGAGCTTGGAGACCAGCAGTACGGCCTCCCACTCCTCCTGGCTCACGGTCGGGCAACTCTCCTGCACCTGGGGCGGAAGGTCGCTCTGGTCTGCGGACAAGAGCACGTCCGGCAGCTCCACGTCGTAGTCCGCAAGCCGAAGACCGAGGCTTCGTCCCCAGGGGTGGTGCGCAGCACCGACGGTGACCAGTTCGACGCGCGAGCGCTCGCCCAGCACCTCCGAAGCCAGTTCGCGCAGCGCGATGGTGACTGCCGCACCGAGGTCGACCTCGTTCACGTCACCCCTTCCGCCGACATGCAGCAGGGCATCGCGCAGGCGTCCGCGCAGCGATGGCGGATTCATCGTCTCCTCCTGCGGCCGCCGCATGAGTCGAGCGGCTGAACGTTGCTCTTCTCGACGTACCGCGCTGTCGGCCGTGTGCATCCCCCTTCGGGACGGCACGGCCGGCGGTTGGTTGTGTGTGGTTGGTTCGTGGTGTGGTTCGTGCTGTTGCTGCGGCGTACCGGGTCAGGCGGTGCCCCGATGGTCGTGGCGTGGGAGGGGCTGTCCGGTGGGCTGGTGGGGGATCGGCGGGGTGGTGGGCTTGAGCAGGAGGGACGCGGGCAGGGTGGCGAGCAAGGTGAGGGCGGCCGAGCACCACAGGGCGTCGGTGTAGCCGTCCGGGGGTGCGCTCGGGGCGGCGAGGGTGGAGGCGAAGAGGGTGGTGAAGAGGGCCGTGCCGAGTACGCCGCCTACCTGGGTGGCCGTACTGGTCGCTGCCGCGGCGCCGCCGGAGTGGGGTGTGGCGACGCCGGACGTGGCGAGGGAGAGGAGCGGCATCACCGCGGCGCCGAGGCCGAGGCCGGTGAGGAGCATGCCGGGCAGGGCCAGGGCGGCGGGGAGGGTCAGGAGCAGCGTGCCGAGTGCGGTGAGCAGCAGGCCCGGCACGATCAGGAGGCGGGGCGGTACGCGGTGCAGGAGGCGGGCGGAGATCTGGGTGGAGCCGATGACGATCGCGGCGAGGGTGGGGAGGAGGGCCGTGGTGGCGCCGGTGGGCGAGTAGCCGCGGACGGTCTCCAGGTACACCGTCAGGGCCGGGAAGAGGGCGAGCGTACCGGCGCCCGTCAGGAACAAGGTGAGGACGGAGCCGATGCGGGCGGGGTCGTCGGTGAAGTTCGGGGGGAGGAGCGGGGAGGCTGTCCTGAACTGCCAGCGCATGAAAGCCAGGAGGAGGAGGGCGCCGGCCGCGAGCAGGGCCAGTGCCAGGGGGTCCGTCCAGCCGCGTGGGCCCGTCTGCTGGAGGCCGTAGATGAGGGCGGCGAGTCCGGTGGAGCCGAGCAGGAGGCCCGGTGCGTCGAGGCGGGGGCCGGTGCGGGTGGGGCGGTCGGGTGTCAGGGTGGCCGCGCCGATCAGGGCGATCAAGGCCAGGGGGACGTCGGCGTACAGACAGATGCGCCAGTCCAGGTCCAGGATCCAGCTGCCGGTGAGCGGGCCCAGCGCCGAGCCGCCGGCGGCGACGGCGGCGTAGACCCCGAAAGCCCTGCCGCGTTCCTTCGGTTCGGTGAAGTCGGCCGCCACCAGGGACAGTGCGGCCGGTGACAGCAGTGCGGCGAAGGCGCCCTGGAGGGCGCGGGACGCGATCAGCGCACCGGCGGTGGGGGCGGAACCGCCGATCGCGGCGGCCACCGTGAAGCCGGCCAGCCCGATGATCAGCATCCGTTTGCGGCCCATGAGGTCGGCGAGATGGCCGCCGAGCAACAGCAGTCCGCCGCAGGCCAGTTCGTAGACGGTGACTATCGCGCTCAGATCGTCGGTGGCCAGGTGCAGGTCCCTCATGATCATCGGCATCGCCGTGTGCAGGGACGTCGCGTCGAGGAGTACGAGCAGCTGCACGAATGCGGCCACGGCCAGGCCCCACCAGCGTCTGGGGGGCGGGGCCATGCCCGGGGGCGGGCCGAATCCCTGTGGGGGGACGGAGTGGTCCGGGGTCGTGGGCGAGTACGCGGGCGGTGGTGGTGACGGCGGCCCGGACGGGAGGTGTGGGTCCGCAGGGGGCGGTGGCGCATCGGCGGGAGCGGTGGCGGGAGCCGTCGCGGGCGCGCCGGCGGCCGTCTCGGGGGCGTAGTCGAGCAAGTTGGCGGCGTGGCGGCCCAGTTGGGCGAGCACCGCGCCCGGCAGCCATTCCCCGTCCGCATCCGCCTCCGTGCGAGCGGCGACCTGCTGGAGGGTGGGCCGTTCGGCCGGGTCCTTGGCCAGACACGCGCGTACGAGGTCGAGCAGCGGCTCCGGTACGCCGGTCAGGTCCGCCTCGTCCTCGGCGATCCGGAAGAGGTGGGCGTTCAGCCCGGTCTCGGTGGCGCCGAAGAGCAGGCGGCCGGTGGCGGCGTAGACGAGGACGGCGCCCAGGCAGAACACATCGCTGGCGGGGGTGAGTTCGAGGCCGCGTACCTGCTCGGGCGACATGAAGCCGGGCGAGCCGATCAGCATGCCGGTGCGGGTGTGCAGACTGTCCCCGGCGAGGGTGTCCATGGCCCGTGCGATACCGAAGTCGATCACGCGCGGCCCGTCCACCGTCACCAGCACATTGGACGGTTTGAGGTCCCGGTGGATCAGACCGGCCGCGTGCACCGCCTGAAGGGCGAGGGCGAGGCGGTTGGCCAGCACTCGTACGGAGTTGTCGGGCAGCGGCCCGAAGTCGTTGGCCACCACGGTGGTCAGATCCGGCCCCGGGATGTACTGGGTCGCGACCCAGGGCACCGCGGCCTCGGTGTCGGCGTCGAGCACGGCCGCCGTCCAGGAGCCGCCCACCCGCCGGGCGGCCGCCACCTCGCGGGCGAAGCGCCTGCGGAACTCCGGATGTTGTGCGTGCTCCTCCTGGACGACCTTGACCGCGACGGTCCGCCCGGCCGCGGAACGGCCCAGGTAGACCAGGCCCATTCCGCCGGCACCCAGGCGGGCGATGAGGCGGTACGGGCCGATGTGCGTCGGGTCTGAGGGGATCAACTGGTCCACAGGGGCAAGGTATTCCACGGCGCAGGGCCCGGTACCGGATTCGCCTCAGGAGCGGAGGCGACGCACCGAATCTTCACCTACTCCGTTGGGGCGATACGTGATCTTGGTGGGGCGCCGGGGCAGGGCAGGAGCCGGTCCTGCTCTGCTCCTGTTGGAACGGCTGACGGCGGAGCCCGGCGCGGCTGCCGGTCACGGTGTGGCACGGCGAGCGGGACGGGGCGACGCGGTGAGCGCGCGGCTACCGGCGGTGACGGCGCCGGGGCATCCGGGGCCCTGGCGGGTCACCCTCCGCGCGTCCTCGGTGCGCCGCCCCGGGGGTGTGACGTTCCTCGCGCCCCCAGTATTTTGCACCTTGTTGCAGAAACCCTGCCGGTGGTCTACAACGTCACTGACGACCGCCGTCCAAGGAGGCCCCCATGACCCCGTACCCGCACCTCATGACCCCCCTCGACCTCGGGTTCACCACGCTCCCCAACCGGGTGCTCATGGGATCGATGCACATCGGCCTGGAGGAGGCGGAGAACGGGTTCGAGCGGATGGCGGCCTTCTACGCCGCCCGGGCGCGCGGCGGCGTGGGGCTCATGGTGACCGGGGGGATCGCGCCGAACGACGCGGGGCGGCCGTACGAGGGCGGGGCGAAGCTCACCACCGAGGAGGAGGTGGCGCAGCACCGGGTCGTGACCGACGCGGTGCATGCCGAGGGCGGGCGGATCGCGATGCAGATCCTGCACTTCGGGCGCTATGCGTATCACCAGGATCTGGTGGCACCGAGCGCGCTCCAGGCGCCGATCAGCCCCTTCACCCCGAACGAGCTCACCGACGACGAGGTCGAGCAGACCATCGAGGACTATGTGCGGGCCGCCGAGCTGGCCCGGGCCGCCGGATACGACGGCGTCGAGATCATGGGGTCCGAGGGGTACCTGATCAACGAGTTCATCGCCGGGGCGACCAACCGGCGCACTGACCGGTGGGGCGGACCGTACGAGAACCGGGTGCGCTTCCCCCTGGAGATCGTGCGGCGGACCCGGGAGCGGGTCGGCGCGGACTTCATCCTGATCTACCGGCTCTCGATGCTGGATCTGGTGCCGGGCGGATCGACGCTGGAGGAGGTCGTCACGCTCGCCAAGGAGATCGAGGCGGCCGGGGCCACGATCATCAACACCGGTATCGGATGGCACGAGGCGCGTATCCCGACCATCGTGACGTCGGTGCCGCGCGCGGCGTACACCTGGGTGACCAAGCGGCTGATGGGCGCGGTGTCCGTACCGCTGGTGACCAGCAACCGGATCAACACCCCCGAGGTGGCCGAGGAGTTGCTCGCCGACGGGCGGGCGGACATGGTCTCGATGGCGCGGCCGTTCCTCGCCGATCCGGAGTTCGTGGCCAAGGCCCGCGAGGGGCGCGCCGAGGAGATCAACACCTGCATCGGGTGCAACCAGGCATGCCTCGACCACACCTTCAGCGGGAAGATCACCTCCTGCCTGGTGAATCCGCGGGCCTGCCACGAGACCGAGCTGGTGCTGTCGCCGACCCGGCTGCGCAAGCGGATCGGCGTGGTCGGGGCCGGGCCGGCGGGGCTGGCGTGCGCCGTGTCGGCGGCCGAGCGGGGACATGAGGTGACCCTGTTCGACGCCGCGGAGGAGATCGGCGGTCAGCTGAACGTCGCCAAGCGGGTGCCCGGCAAGGAGGAGTTCGACGAGACGCTGCGGTACTTCCGTACGCAGCTGCGCCTCAAGGGCGTGGAGGTGCGCCTGGGCACCGCCGTGACGGCCGGGGACCTCGGTGCGTACGACGAGGTGGTCGTCGCGACCGGGGTGACGCCGCGGGTGCCGGAGATCGAGGGGATCGACCACCCCAGCGTGGTCAGCTACCTCGATGTGCTGCGCGGCGGCGCGCCGGTCGGCGAGCGGGTCGCCGTCATCGGCGCCGGGGGCATCGGCTTCGATGTGGCGGAATTCCTGACGGACGCCGGGGACGGGGCGAACCGGGATCCGGAGACCTACTTCCGGGCCTGGGGCGTGGACACCACGTACGGCGAGCGGGGCGGGCTGCGCGCGCCCGAACGGCCCGCGGTGCCGCGCCAGGTGCATCTGCTCCAGCGCAAGACGTCGAAGGTGGGCGCCGGGCTGGGCAAGACCACCGGCTGGATCCACCGTACGGAGCTGCGTCACCGGGGCGTGACGATGGTCGCCGGTGCGACGTACGAGCGGATCGACGACGAGGGGCTGCATGTCAGCGTCGAGGGCACGACGCGGACCCTGCCCGTCGACACGGTCGTGCTGTGCACGGGCCAGGAGCCGCGGCGGGATCTGTACGAGGAGCTGCGGGCCGAGGGCCGTGCGGTGCATCTGATCGGCGGCGCGGACGTCGCGGCCGAACTGGACGCCAAGCGCGCGATCAAGCAGGGGACGGAGCTGGCGGCGGCCCTGTGACGGACGGGGTTGCCACCCGCGCCGCGCCTAGGATTCCTTCATGTCCCTCCCCCATGCGATTCTCACCGCACTGCTCGAAAGGCCGTCGTCCGGGCTGGAGCTGACGCGCAGGTTCGACCGGTCGATCGGGTACTTCTGGTCGGCCACGCATCAGCAGATCTACCGCGAGCTGGGGAAGCTGGAGCAGCGCGGGCTGATTCGGGCGTTGCCGTCCGAGCGGCCCGCGCGGGGGCAGAAGAAGGAGTTCGAGGTGCTGCCCGCGGGGCGGGCGGAGCTGGCGGAGTGGGCGTCGCGCGAGCAGGAGTCCAAGCCCATCCGGGATGCGCTGCTGCTGCGGCTGCGGGCCGCGGCGGTGGTCGGACGCACGGGGCTCGACGACGAGCTGCGGCGCCATCTGGCCGTGCACCGGCGGCAGTTGGCCGAGTACGAGGCGATCGAGAGCCGCGATTTCGCGGCCGCGGCCGATCCCGAGGACCGGCTGCGGCGCCTCGTCCTGCGGGCCGGGATCGGGCTGGAGACCTTCTGGGTGGCGTGGCTGGAGGAGGCGCTGGCGGAGGTTGGGGACATGGGGGATGCCGAGGGCATGGGGGATGCGGGCGCGGACGACACGGAGGCGGGCGGGCGGCCCGGGGAATAGCCCCGGGCCGCCCGTCGGCGTCAGCAGGTGACGACGTCACCGGTGGTCGGCGTCATCCGTTGTCCCATCAGCAGTTGTCGCATCAGCAGTTGTCGTAGAGCAGGGCTCGGACGAGGCGGCAGGTCGTGTCGGACGGCGCGTGCACGCCTATGGCGGCCGCGGTGCTGCGGATGGTGCGGTTGTGGGCCTGCTCGGGGCGGTAGACGCCGGTGTCGAGCAGGGCTATGGCCAGACGCATGGCCTTCAGGCGGCGGTTGTGGGATTCATACCGCTCCCTGGGCCAGCCGGCGGGCAGCGGTTTCTTGGGCAGGGGGTGGCTCGGGAGAGGCTTCGTCTTGAGTGCGGCAGCGGCCATCGGCGACCTCCTGGAGTGCTGGGTGAACCCTCACTGACTGGTTCCCATTCTACTGCCCGCCACTGACAAAAGCCCCTGGCCAGCGGGTATTTGACGAGGCGGGACGGGCCGGCCCGGGGCGTCGGCGGGCGGCCGTTAACGAGGCCGTGGCGGCGGCCCGCAGACGGTTCTTGTCGGGCTTGCCCGCCGGGGTCAGCGGCAGGGTGTCGAGGACGTGGACGGCCGCCGGAACGTAGAGGGTGCCTTTGTTGGCTTCCACAAAAGCGCGGATGCCGTCGGGGTCGATGTCGCGGCCGGGCGCGGGGACGATCGCGGTGTGCACCTGCTCGGTCTCGTCGGCGGTGCGTACGCCGTACACCGCGCACTGGGCGACGTCGGGATGGGAGTGCAGAAGGTCCTCGACCTCCGCCGGGTGGACATGTCCGCCGACGACGATGATCACGTCCTTGCTGCGGTCGACGAGGAAGAGATACCCCTCCTCGTCCAGGCAGCCGATGTCGCCGGTGCGCAGCCAGCCGTCCTCCCCCAGGACCTGGGCGGTCGCTTCGGGCTGTCTCCAGTAGCCGGGCATCACCCCTGCGGAGCGTACGAAGACCTCGCCCCGCTCCCCCGGCGGCAGGGTGCGGCCCTCGGCGTCCCGGACGGCGACCTCCACCCCGGGCAGCGGGCGGCCGACGGTGACCCGGCCGCCGGGTCCGGTGACGGTGTGCTCCTCCGGGCCGGCGACGCTGATCAGCATCGCTTCGGACATGCCGTACATGCCGTACAGCACCGGGCCGAAGACCTTGGCCGCCTGCGCCAGCCGGGAGGGGGAGGCCGGGCAGCCGCCGTAGGTGATGTTGGTGAGCGAGCCTAGGTCGGTGGTGGGGAGGGCGGGGTCGTCCAGGAGGCGGTGCAGGAGCGGGGGCAGCAGCCACAGGTGGGTGATGCGGTCGCGGGCGATGGCGGCGAGCACGGCGGCCGGATCGAAGGCGCGGTGCAGGACGACGGTGCCGCCGGCCGTGAGCGTTCTGTCGGCGAAGATGCCCGCCAGGTGGGCGAGCGAGGTGCAGGCGAGGAAGCGGGGCCGCTCGCCGGCGGGGGCCGACATCTGCTGGGCCAGCATCGCGGCGTACGGAGCGTTGCCCATCCGGACGCCCTTGGGGATTCCGGTCGTTCCGCCGGTGTGGCGGATGCACCAGTCGTCCTCGGGGCGGGCGGCGCACGCGATCTCGGGGACGGGATTCGGGCCCGCTTCCGTGCGCTCGGGGGACGGGAGGGCACCGCAGGCGGCCATGAGGTCGGAGCCCCATGCGGCGGTGTCCGGGGACGCGTCGGCTGCGGGCGCGGGCACCGGGCCGAACGTCATGACGTCGGGGGCCGGTCCCGGGAGGTGGGCGAGCAACTCCCGTGCGGTGTCGTGCAGATCGGGGTCGACGAGGAGCAGGGCGGTGTCCACGCTCCCGGCGATCCGGGCCAGGACCTCGGGGGCCGTGCCCACGTAGAGGAAGACCACCCGGGCGCCCACCAGATTGGCGGCGTAGCGGGCGGCGAGCACCTCGGGGCGGTTGTTGCTGAGGAGGGTGACGGTACTGCCGCGGCCGATGCCCCGTGCGATGAGGACGGCCGCCATACGGTGCACGGTGGCGTGCAGGGCGCCGGCGGTGATCTCGGTCCGGTCCGCGTCGATCAGGGCCGGGCGGTCGGGGTCGTGCGCCAGGGCGGCCAGCAGGGGTTCGACATAGCTGGCGGGAGCGGCAGGCGCCGCGAGGGGGCCGGATCCGGTGGTGTGCGGAGTGGAAGTCATGGAGTGCGGGTCCTCGAGTCGGCGGCCGCCGCGCGGGCGGCCGGAGTCGTGCATGACGTCAGGGCGGTGTGCGCGCGCCGCGGGGCGGGCCGCGGGCGGGGCACGGTGCCGTCCGATCCGGGCCACTTTGCCGGGGTGTCGCGCGGCGTGCGCCGCCTGGCACGGGTGGCCCCGAGGATCGGACGGCGGAGCGCAGACGCGTTGCGAGATCGGAGGCCGGCCCATGACGTCCCACGCCACAACGTCGCAGTCCCACGCCGTGACGTCCCGCGAGCTGTACAGCGCCGTGTACGGCACGGTGTTGGCGAGCGCGCTGCTGGCGGCGCTGCAACGGGACGGTGATCAGTACACGCCGTACTACGACGCGGTGTGGGTGCTGGTCACGGCCACCACGGCGGCGCTGGCGCACGGCTATGCGAACCATATGGCCACCCATCGCAAGGAGACGCCCGGGCACCGCTGGCAGGGCCTGCTGCGCCATCTGTGGGAGGAGTGGCCGCTGGTGGCCGCGGCGCTGCCGACGGTGGCGCTGCTGCTGGCGTCCGGGGCGTTCGGCTGGCCGGAGGGCCCCAGCACGCTGGTGGGGCTGGGCGTCGATGCGGCGATGCTGTTCGGGCTGGGCGTGCTGGCGGCGCGGCGCAGCGGCTACGGACGCGGCGGGGCCGTCCTGGTCGGGGCGGCCGACCTGGCCCTGGGCGTGCTGATCGCATCCGCCAACGCGGTGATCAAGTAACTGGCGGGCCACCCACCGCACGAAGCGGCCAACCGTCCCCCGTAAGCCCCTCATTGGTCGTCCGCTCCCCCCAGTGCCCGCTCCGCCTGCGCCAGGATCTCGGTCACCCGGACCCCGAACCCAAGATCGCACGGATGCGGCCGGCCCGTACGGGCGGCGGCGATCAGGGCGTCGACGGCACGGTGGAAGGCCGGCTCCGGGCCGGCCTCGCGGCGGGGCAGGGTGGTGGTGCCCGTGGTTCCGCGCAGGGTGACCTCGACGCCGAACGCCGCCCTGGGGGCGGTCAGGCTGAGCGTCGCCGAACTGGCCGCTCCGCCGCGGTGGCGGAGCGTCAGCAGCACCGTGTCGGCCGGTCCCCGGGCGGCGGTGACGGACTCGGCGTCGCCCAGGACCGGGAGCAGAACGGACAGGACGTGCGGGCCGACGTCCCACAGGGCGCCCTTCTCGCGGCGCCACGGCGACGCGGCATACGGGCTGTCACTGTCCTCGGCGAAGACCGAGGCGAGCCAGTCGGCATGGGCGGTGAACCAGCCGCCGGCCGCCGCCTGGTCCGCGATCCACGCGCCTTCCCGTTCCCCGAAGCGGGCGGTGAAGAAGACGACCGAGGCGACCCCGGCGCGCTCGGCGGCACCGGCCACGGCGCGCGCCTCGGACACCGTGGTCGCGACCGGCTTGTCCAGGAGGAGGTGGCGGCCGGTCTGCGCGGCCCGTACGGCCAACGGCGCCTGGACGGACGGCGGAACGGCGAAGGAGACGGCGTCGCAGGCGGCGAACAGCTCGTCGGGGGTGGCGTACGCCCGGGTGCCGTGCGCCTGCGCGAGCTCGGCGGCGGCCGGGGCCCGGCGCCCCCAGATACCGGTGAGCTCGACGCCGGGGTGGGCGGCGAGGACGGGCGCGTGCACCCGCCGCGCCCAGGGCCCGGTGCCGAGCAACCCGATGCGCAGGGCCGGGGCCGAAGCCGGGGCCGCGTCCGAAGCCGGGGTCGCGGCCGGGGCGGGTGTCGGCGCCGGGGTCGGGGTCGGGTTCAGGTCCGCAGTCGTCATGCGCCAAGTGTCCCGCGCACCACTGACAACGCCCCCGCGGGCTGTATATGCGCGCAGCGCATCGGCGAGATGATCAGCGACAGGATGGGCCGGGTCGCCCACCTCAAGACGTTCCGGCATCTGGGATTCGAGGAGCCGGCGAAGGCGTATATCTGAGATTTCACTCGCCTCACAGGCGAAAAAGCAAGGCAGCAAGCACCAAAGAACCACAGAATCGAAGGATGTCCGATTGAGTAACCTGTGGTTCACATACGGGCAACGGACGGGAAACGGCCGATTGCCAGAGTGCGACCGTACGCCCGCACGCGTACCCGCACCTACCCGTATTTGAGGACCCCGTGACCATCAAGGCCGAGTACATCTGGATCGACGGCACCCAGCCGACCGCCAAGCTCCGTTCCAAGACCAAGATCCTTACGGACGCGAGCACGCTGCCGCGCTGGGGCTTCGACGGGTCCAGCACCAACCAGGCCGAAGGCCACTCCTCGGACCTCGTCCTGGAGCCGGTGTTCAGCTGCCCGGACCCGATCCGCGGCGGCGACCACCTGCTGGTGCTGTGCGAGGTGCTCCACACCGACCTCACCCCGCACCCCTCCAACACCCGTGCGCAGCTGCGCCCGGTGGCGGAGAAGTTCGCCGCGCAGGAGCCGATCTTCGGCATCGAGCAGGAGTACACCTTCCTCCAGGGCGACCGCCCGCTCGGCTTCCCCGAGGGCGGCGGCTACCCGGCTCCGCAGGGCGACTACTACTGCGGTGTGGGCGCCGACGCGATCTTCGGCCGCGAGATCGTCGAGAAGCACC is a genomic window of Streptomyces gilvosporeus containing:
- a CDS encoding MDR family MFS transporter encodes the protein MDQLIPSDPTHIGPYRLIARLGAGGMGLVYLGRSAAGRTVAVKVVQEEHAQHPEFRRRFAREVAAARRVGGSWTAAVLDADTEAAVPWVATQYIPGPDLTTVVANDFGPLPDNSVRVLANRLALALQAVHAAGLIHRDLKPSNVLVTVDGPRVIDFGIARAMDTLAGDSLHTRTGMLIGSPGFMSPEQVRGLELTPASDVFCLGAVLVYAATGRLLFGATETGLNAHLFRIAEDEADLTGVPEPLLDLVRACLAKDPAERPTLQQVAARTEADADGEWLPGAVLAQLGRHAANLLDYAPETAAGAPATAPATAPADAPPPPADPHLPSGPPSPPPPAYSPTTPDHSVPPQGFGPPPGMAPPPRRWWGLAVAAFVQLLVLLDATSLHTAMPMIMRDLHLATDDLSAIVTVYELACGGLLLLGGHLADLMGRKRMLIIGLAGFTVAAAIGGSAPTAGALIASRALQGAFAALLSPAALSLVAADFTEPKERGRAFGVYAAVAAGGSALGPLTGSWILDLDWRICLYADVPLALIALIGAATLTPDRPTRTGPRLDAPGLLLGSTGLAALIYGLQQTGPRGWTDPLALALLAAGALLLLAFMRWQFRTASPLLPPNFTDDPARIGSVLTLFLTGAGTLALFPALTVYLETVRGYSPTGATTALLPTLAAIVIGSTQISARLLHRVPPRLLIVPGLLLTALGTLLLTLPAALALPGMLLTGLGLGAAVMPLLSLATSGVATPHSGGAAAATSTATQVGGVLGTALFTTLFASTLAAPSAPPDGYTDALWCSAALTLLATLPASLLLKPTTPPIPHQPTGQPLPRHDHRGTA
- a CDS encoding NADPH-dependent 2,4-dienoyl-CoA reductase translates to MTPYPHLMTPLDLGFTTLPNRVLMGSMHIGLEEAENGFERMAAFYAARARGGVGLMVTGGIAPNDAGRPYEGGAKLTTEEEVAQHRVVTDAVHAEGGRIAMQILHFGRYAYHQDLVAPSALQAPISPFTPNELTDDEVEQTIEDYVRAAELARAAGYDGVEIMGSEGYLINEFIAGATNRRTDRWGGPYENRVRFPLEIVRRTRERVGADFILIYRLSMLDLVPGGSTLEEVVTLAKEIEAAGATIINTGIGWHEARIPTIVTSVPRAAYTWVTKRLMGAVSVPLVTSNRINTPEVAEELLADGRADMVSMARPFLADPEFVAKAREGRAEEINTCIGCNQACLDHTFSGKITSCLVNPRACHETELVLSPTRLRKRIGVVGAGPAGLACAVSAAERGHEVTLFDAAEEIGGQLNVAKRVPGKEEFDETLRYFRTQLRLKGVEVRLGTAVTAGDLGAYDEVVVATGVTPRVPEIEGIDHPSVVSYLDVLRGGAPVGERVAVIGAGGIGFDVAEFLTDAGDGANRDPETYFRAWGVDTTYGERGGLRAPERPAVPRQVHLLQRKTSKVGAGLGKTTGWIHRTELRHRGVTMVAGATYERIDDEGLHVSVEGTTRTLPVDTVVLCTGQEPRRDLYEELRAEGRAVHLIGGADVAAELDAKRAIKQGTELAAAL
- a CDS encoding PadR family transcriptional regulator, whose product is MSLPHAILTALLERPSSGLELTRRFDRSIGYFWSATHQQIYRELGKLEQRGLIRALPSERPARGQKKEFEVLPAGRAELAEWASREQESKPIRDALLLRLRAAAVVGRTGLDDELRRHLAVHRRQLAEYEAIESRDFAAAADPEDRLRRLVLRAGIGLETFWVAWLEEALAEVGDMGDAEGMGDAGADDTEAGGRPGE
- a CDS encoding AMP-binding protein, whose protein sequence is MTSTPHTTGSGPLAAPAAPASYVEPLLAALAHDPDRPALIDADRTEITAGALHATVHRMAAVLIARGIGRGSTVTLLSNNRPEVLAARYAANLVGARVVFLYVGTAPEVLARIAGSVDTALLLVDPDLHDTARELLAHLPGPAPDVMTFGPVPAPAADASPDTAAWGSDLMAACGALPSPERTEAGPNPVPEIACAARPEDDWCIRHTGGTTGIPKGVRMGNAPYAAMLAQQMSAPAGERPRFLACTSLAHLAGIFADRTLTAGGTVVLHRAFDPAAVLAAIARDRITHLWLLPPLLHRLLDDPALPTTDLGSLTNITYGGCPASPSRLAQAAKVFGPVLYGMYGMSEAMLISVAGPEEHTVTGPGGRVTVGRPLPGVEVAVRDAEGRTLPPGERGEVFVRSAGVMPGYWRQPEATAQVLGEDGWLRTGDIGCLDEEGYLFLVDRSKDVIIVVGGHVHPAEVEDLLHSHPDVAQCAVYGVRTADETEQVHTAIVPAPGRDIDPDGIRAFVEANKGTLYVPAAVHVLDTLPLTPAGKPDKNRLRAAATASLTAARRRPGPARPASSNTRWPGAFVSGGQ
- a CDS encoding Gfo/Idh/MocA family protein codes for the protein MRIGLLGTGPWARRVHAPVLAAHPGVELTGIWGRRAPAAAELAQAHGTRAYATPDELFAACDAVSFAVPPSVQAPLAVRAAQTGRHLLLDKPVATTVSEARAVAGAAERAGVASVVFFTARFGEREGAWIADQAAAGGWFTAHADWLASVFAEDSDSPYAASPWRREKGALWDVGPHVLSVLLPVLGDAESVTAARGPADTVLLTLRHRGGAASSATLSLTAPRAAFGVEVTLRGTTGTTTLPRREAGPEPAFHRAVDALIAAARTGRPHPCDLGFGVRVTEILAQAERALGGADDQ